CGCCTCGCTCTGCTCACCACACCCCATGCAGCCCTCGTCCCCCCCATACCCCTGCCGACGCCAGCactccaccctgagcccctcaccAGCCCCAGGGCAAATCCTACCAAGCCGCTGTGCATCGCAAGCCAGAGCCCTCTCTGGGCCTAGCAAAGGGGGCTGGCTGTAGGTGCGAGAGATGCTCCAGGAAGCTGGGAGCATGaacacagagctggggcaggacctggggggtggggtagggctaTCAGGTCCCACCCCAACTTACTGTCCATGCCTGggaagggcaggagcagggcccctCGCTGGTGCTCCACATCCCGCTCTAAATCAAACATGAGCTTCTCCACCCCAGCAATGAGCTCCTGCATCTCCTCCCAGCCAGCGGGACGCGGGAGatacccccagccaggccccaggcCCAGAGTGGAGCCAGGCCAGCCTTCCCCCTCTGCCTCAGGCAGGCTGAAGAGCCCCAGCTGAGGAATGGGATTGAAGAAGGGGCCAGCTAcaaattccctccctcccatatccgcccttcccctccttcctgcaGCTTGCTCCGAGTTAACAGCCTGGGTGCTACAACCCCTCTGCAGCCTtcctccccagcacctcccagcaCTCCTCTTCTCCGAGCCGGCTAGGAAACCGGGCTgagcccccagctccctcccctgctgagcccccaggaATCTGCAGCCCCTTCTCCGGCAGCAAGCAGAGGGGACTGGTGAAGGAGGCCGCGGTTTGGAGGGCAACTCCCAGCATCTGGTCTCAATTTGCAGCTGTGATTGAATGGGGCTGTGCCCCAGCGGTAGGGAAATCATCCCCGGGCCCCAAGCAGCCCTGCCGtattaaccccccctccccatggctctcTGCACAGCCATCTGCTTTTACTGCGTTAGCCTCCAGCCCTGGCTATGCCTGGAGACCAGCTGGCCAGCATCTCCCACAAGAAACCGCAGGGTCCCCCTGAGCGCTTTGCATTAACTCTTTCACTGCCAAGGCTccgagctgcacagagctgagctgTGGGGCATTAAGAGATTCCCAAGCTCGGTCATTGGCTGCTGGATCCTCTCAGAGGGCAGTTCCTGCAGAGCCCGTCTGGGGAGTCGCCTGGGTCCAGGTCCAGTCCTACCTTGTTTCTATCGCATCACCTGAGAGCAGCTTTTGTGGTGAGCTGGTGACTTGGTACGGAACCCCCCTGAATCTGGATCTGGCACCGAACTGTGTAGGTCAGAGCCACCTCTGCTTCTGAAAGCCGACAGCCAAACACTCTCATCTCGCCAGAacttgtattatttattatttggatcAGCGGCGAGCCCAGGAACTGCAGTCGTGGCCCGCGCCGTGCTGCgcacggtgctgtacaaacaccccACTAAAAGATGGACCCGACCTGCCAGCACTTATCAATGTGCCATGAACCTGTGTCACTCCTGTGCCCCCGAGCGCCCAAGCTGCAAGGTGGCACGgctgcctcccctgccccaaaaCTCAGGAGGGCAGAGACATGCCACCCAGCACTGTGTGTATTGAGGGCTTCACAGTGCAGCCGGGCTAGACCCAGCTCGAGTGCTGCTGAGCTCTGGGAGGCTTCTGAGCAGGCCTGGGCACAACCTCGCTCATAGGGGCATCCTCCAAGCGATACCAAGGCCAGAGGCAGAATCCAGGGATGGAGGCACCGGAGTCTCCTCAGCCCAATGCCAGCCTTGCCCATGTCTCCTCTTCTGTACAGAGCCTGAGGGCCATGGCCTATGCCATGTGGCACCTGCTCCCACTTTGTCCTGTGCCAAACGAGCGGCTGAATGACCAACGAGGTGCTGGCGTGGGTATTAACCCTCCCACAAT
The window above is part of the Chrysemys picta bellii isolate R12L10 chromosome 12, ASM1138683v2, whole genome shotgun sequence genome. Proteins encoded here:
- the LOC101937238 gene encoding cleavage and polyadenylation specificity factor subunit 4 isoform X3 — translated: MISLPLGHSPIQSQLQIETRCWELPSKPRPPSPVPSACCRRRGCRFLGAQQGRELGAQPGFLAGSEKRSAGRCWGGRLQRGCSTQAVNSEQAAGRRGRADMGGREFVAGPFFNPIPQLGLFSLPEAEGEGWPGSTLGLGPGWGYLPRPAGWEEMQELIAGVEKLMFDLERDVEHQRGALLLPFPGMDKSGASVCEFFLRGLCAKGECSNRECPFLHIDPASRIKDCPWYDRGFCKQGPLCKYKHTRRVMCVNYLAGFCPEGPKCKFMHPKADLMQCNSDLSQGLPPPSRAVDGKSVHEQQAPEVLLLSHQPGARAAQCQRKKAQEAGGYPYGLLRPLGQVTCFKCGEKGHYANKCSKSRLGIQLGK